In one window of Streptomyces sp. NBC_01224 DNA:
- the dhaL gene encoding dihydroxyacetone kinase subunit DhaL codes for MLDADFFHHWMTAAAASVDREANHLTELDSAIGDADHGSNLQRGFAAVRVALDKEPPQTPGAVLMLAGRQLIATVGGASGPLYGTLLRRTGKALGDAPRVARQQLAEALGVGVAAVAQMGGAQAGDKTMLDALLPAAEALGTSFGAAREAADAGALATVPMLARKGRASYLGERSIGHQDPGATSSALLITALAETDGANGGDA; via the coding sequence GTGCTGGACGCCGACTTCTTCCACCACTGGATGACCGCGGCCGCGGCTTCCGTGGACCGCGAGGCGAACCACCTCACCGAGCTCGACTCGGCGATCGGGGACGCCGATCACGGCAGCAATCTGCAGCGCGGATTCGCCGCGGTGAGGGTGGCCCTGGACAAGGAGCCGCCGCAGACTCCGGGGGCGGTGCTGATGCTCGCCGGGCGACAGCTGATCGCAACGGTCGGCGGGGCTTCGGGCCCGTTGTACGGAACGCTGTTGCGACGTACCGGTAAGGCCCTGGGCGACGCGCCCCGGGTGGCACGGCAGCAGTTGGCGGAGGCGCTCGGGGTGGGCGTCGCGGCCGTGGCCCAGATGGGCGGGGCGCAGGCCGGGGACAAGACGATGCTCGATGCGCTGCTGCCGGCCGCCGAGGCGCTCGGTACGTCGTTCGGCGCGGCCCGGGAGGCGGCGGACGCGGGGGCGCTGGCGACGGTACCGATGCTGGCCCGCAAGGGCAGGGCGAGCTATCTGGGTGAGCGCAGCATCGGACATCAGGATCCGGGCGCGACGTCCTCCGCCCTGCTGATCACCGCACTGGCCGAGACCGATGGTGCGAATGGCGGTGACGCGTGA
- the dhaK gene encoding dihydroxyacetone kinase subunit DhaK has product MRMLINVPETVVADALRGIAAAHPELSVDVENRVVVRRDAPVAGKVALVSGGGSGHEPLHAGFVGPGMLSAACPGEVFTSPVPDQMVRAAAAVDSGAGVLFVVKNYTGDVLNFEMAAELAEDEGVQVTQVLVNDDVAVTDSLFTAGRRGTGATLFVEKIAGAAAEEGAPLERVEAIARQVNEASRSFGVALSAVTTPAKGSPTFDLPPGELELGIGIHGEPGRERRPMMTSREIADFAVDAVLDDLSPRGPVIVLVNGMGATPLLELYGFNAEVQRVLSERGVVAARTLVGNYVTSLDMAGCSVTLCQVDEELLRLWDAPVETPALRWGR; this is encoded by the coding sequence GTGAGGATGCTCATCAACGTCCCCGAAACCGTTGTCGCGGACGCGCTGCGCGGTATCGCCGCCGCTCACCCCGAGCTGAGCGTGGATGTCGAGAATCGTGTCGTCGTACGGCGTGACGCGCCCGTGGCCGGGAAAGTGGCGCTCGTCTCCGGGGGCGGGTCCGGGCACGAGCCGTTGCATGCGGGGTTCGTCGGGCCCGGGATGCTGTCCGCGGCCTGCCCGGGAGAGGTGTTCACCTCGCCGGTGCCGGATCAGATGGTGCGGGCCGCCGCCGCGGTCGACAGTGGGGCGGGGGTGTTGTTCGTCGTCAAGAACTACACCGGTGACGTGCTGAATTTCGAGATGGCCGCCGAGCTCGCCGAGGACGAGGGCGTGCAGGTCACCCAGGTGCTCGTCAATGACGACGTGGCGGTGACCGACAGTCTGTTCACCGCGGGGCGGCGAGGCACGGGCGCGACCCTGTTCGTCGAGAAGATCGCTGGGGCAGCGGCCGAGGAAGGTGCGCCGCTGGAGCGGGTGGAGGCCATTGCCCGGCAGGTGAACGAGGCATCGCGGAGTTTCGGGGTGGCGCTCAGCGCCGTCACCACGCCCGCCAAGGGGTCCCCCACATTCGATCTGCCGCCGGGCGAGCTGGAGCTGGGGATCGGCATTCATGGCGAGCCGGGTCGGGAGCGGCGTCCGATGATGACGTCGCGGGAGATCGCGGACTTCGCGGTGGACGCGGTCTTGGACGACCTGTCGCCGCGTGGACCCGTGATCGTGCTGGTCAACGGAATGGGTGCGACGCCGCTGCTGGAGCTGTACGGGTTCAATGCCGAGGTGCAGCGGGTGCTGTCCGAGCGGGGTGTGGTGGCGGCTCGTACGCTCGTAGGGAACTATGTGACCTCGCTCGACATGGCGGGCTGCTCGGTGACGCTCTGCCAGGTGGACGAGGAGCTGCTGCGCCTCTGGGACGCGCCGGTGGAGACGCCTGCGCTGCGCTGGGGCCGTTGA
- a CDS encoding DUF1062 domain-containing protein, whose product MLNNWVVVPTCLPLVLRRCHVCASERFRASGKFRVNANHKLLDAWLLVLCAACGETAKLTVLERMNVRSVRPELLDRLHANDLVLTAELLQDPVVRRRNRIALDWDNAWRLDTGGSDHLDREVIDVSVRFAARIPVRPVRLIAEGCGLSRAEVERLITEGKLVSAVRLTGKLSGDFTFTLKR is encoded by the coding sequence GTGCTCAATAACTGGGTGGTCGTGCCCACCTGCCTGCCGCTCGTTCTCCGGCGTTGCCACGTGTGCGCGTCCGAGCGCTTCCGGGCAAGCGGTAAATTTCGCGTCAACGCTAACCACAAGCTCCTCGACGCCTGGCTCCTCGTGCTCTGTGCCGCTTGCGGGGAGACTGCAAAGCTCACGGTCCTGGAGCGGATGAACGTGCGCTCCGTACGACCTGAGCTGCTGGACCGGCTGCATGCCAACGACCTTGTCCTGACAGCTGAGTTGCTCCAGGATCCGGTCGTGCGGCGCCGTAATCGCATCGCCCTCGACTGGGACAACGCTTGGCGCCTCGACACCGGCGGATCGGATCACCTGGACCGCGAGGTGATCGACGTCTCGGTCCGCTTCGCGGCGCGGATCCCTGTCCGGCCGGTGCGACTGATCGCTGAAGGCTGCGGTCTTTCGCGGGCCGAGGTCGAGAGACTGATCACGGAGGGGAAGCTCGTTTCGGCAGTCCGGCTGACCGGCAAGCTCTCCGGCGACTTCACCTTCACGCTCAAGCGCTGA
- a CDS encoding prolyl oligopeptidase family serine peptidase: MDTEGFPRQFARTRRFSLGVPREFTVSPDGDRVLFLRSESGVVPRVQLWMYESGEERILADPAAGGEEKAMEAERIRPEPTRARSAGVAAYATDHHVRVVAYTVDGSLWTVRTDGGLPRRIQTVGPVRDPRPSPDGTLIAYVTGGALRVVGTDGAGDRPLAEPETAETTYGLADYTAVASIGRSRGYWWSPDSDALLVARVDTSVVERRYLSDPSDPGQLPRSVRYPAAGTANAITSLHLVTVVGGRTPVRLPRHAPAKDAPANSWGLAFEYVVSADWQSSGPVISLQTRDQRTMSVLRVNPVNGSVEQLSQQTDQGWVEFPPGAPLYTASGVLVLPQVHGDERTIRIGGVFAPAGLQVRAVLGSVGEKVLFAASEEPTEAHVWSYEAGHGFERLTQTPGVHTATAGGDTLVLDSRTLDGHTVTVLRGGKQVGCIAVLAEQPLVTPRPVHLTLGKRQLRSRLHLPSWYEPGMAKLPVLLSPYAGPGMQVVTKAHGWYTAVCQWYAEQGFAVLATDGRGTPGRGVQWQRAILGDRLTPVLNDQIDGLHAAAQRCDAMDLERVGIRGWSFSGYLAAGAVLHRPDVFHAAVAGAAPTDRRLYDTYWEERFLGHPDLQPHNYERSSLLSLAEKLTRPLMLVHGLADDNVAPAHTLRLSAELLAAGRPHRALLLPGVGHLVAGEGVADTLLQLELDFLKSSLEA; encoded by the coding sequence ATGGATACCGAAGGATTTCCCCGTCAGTTCGCCCGGACCCGCCGCTTCTCGCTCGGAGTTCCACGCGAGTTCACCGTCTCCCCTGACGGCGACCGTGTGCTGTTTCTCCGCTCCGAATCTGGTGTCGTTCCGCGCGTCCAACTGTGGATGTACGAGAGCGGTGAGGAGCGGATCCTCGCCGATCCGGCAGCCGGGGGTGAGGAGAAGGCCATGGAAGCAGAGCGCATCCGTCCCGAACCGACCCGCGCGCGCTCGGCCGGAGTGGCGGCCTACGCGACCGACCATCATGTTCGGGTGGTGGCGTACACCGTCGACGGCTCGCTCTGGACCGTGCGTACGGACGGTGGCCTGCCGCGTCGCATCCAGACCGTCGGCCCGGTGAGAGATCCCCGCCCCTCCCCGGACGGCACCCTGATCGCCTACGTCACTGGAGGCGCCCTACGTGTGGTCGGTACGGACGGGGCGGGAGACCGGCCGCTCGCCGAGCCCGAGACCGCGGAGACCACCTACGGACTGGCTGATTACACCGCTGTCGCGTCCATCGGCAGGTCACGCGGCTACTGGTGGTCTCCGGACAGCGATGCGCTGCTCGTTGCCCGAGTCGATACCTCCGTGGTGGAGCGCCGCTATCTCAGTGATCCGTCGGATCCTGGCCAACTGCCCCGGTCGGTTCGCTATCCAGCGGCAGGCACGGCCAACGCGATCACTTCGTTGCACCTGGTGACGGTCGTTGGCGGGCGCACGCCGGTTCGATTGCCGCGTCACGCTCCTGCGAAGGACGCTCCGGCCAACAGTTGGGGCCTCGCGTTCGAGTACGTCGTCAGCGCCGACTGGCAGAGTAGTGGCCCGGTGATCAGTCTTCAGACTCGTGACCAGCGCACGATGTCGGTTCTGCGGGTCAACCCCGTGAACGGTTCTGTCGAGCAACTGTCCCAGCAGACCGATCAGGGCTGGGTCGAGTTTCCGCCGGGTGCTCCGCTGTACACCGCATCGGGAGTGCTGGTGCTACCTCAGGTCCACGGTGATGAGCGCACGATCCGGATAGGCGGTGTCTTCGCTCCGGCCGGGCTCCAGGTGCGAGCCGTACTGGGGTCGGTGGGCGAAAAGGTGTTGTTCGCCGCGAGCGAAGAGCCGACAGAAGCGCATGTCTGGTCGTATGAGGCTGGGCACGGCTTTGAACGGCTGACGCAGACTCCGGGGGTGCACACAGCCACCGCCGGGGGTGACACACTCGTGCTGGACAGCAGAACTCTGGACGGGCACACGGTGACGGTGCTGCGGGGCGGAAAGCAGGTCGGCTGTATCGCGGTCCTGGCGGAACAGCCGCTGGTCACGCCCCGGCCAGTCCATCTGACGCTGGGGAAGCGGCAGTTGCGAAGTCGACTGCATCTGCCCTCCTGGTACGAGCCGGGCATGGCCAAGCTGCCGGTTCTGCTCAGCCCGTACGCCGGGCCCGGCATGCAAGTCGTGACAAAAGCCCACGGTTGGTACACGGCGGTGTGCCAGTGGTATGCCGAGCAAGGGTTTGCCGTGCTGGCGACGGACGGGCGCGGTACTCCCGGGCGCGGGGTGCAGTGGCAGCGGGCCATCCTTGGTGACCGGCTCACACCTGTTCTGAACGACCAGATCGACGGGCTGCACGCTGCGGCTCAACGGTGCGACGCGATGGACTTGGAACGAGTAGGCATCCGGGGCTGGTCGTTCAGTGGCTATCTTGCTGCCGGCGCCGTGCTGCACCGTCCTGATGTGTTCCACGCCGCGGTCGCGGGCGCGGCACCGACCGACCGGCGCCTGTACGACACGTATTGGGAAGAGCGTTTCCTTGGCCACCCGGACCTCCAGCCGCACAACTACGAGCGCAGCTCGTTGCTGTCACTCGCCGAGAAGCTGACCCGTCCGCTGATGCTCGTTCACGGGCTGGCCGACGACAACGTGGCCCCAGCGCATACGCTGCGCCTCTCGGCGGAGTTGCTCGCGGCAGGTCGGCCGCACAGAGCCCTGCTGCTACCTGGGGTGGGGCACCTCGTGGCAGGGGAAGGAGTCGCGGACACCCTGCTGCAGCTTGAGCTGGACTTCCTGAAGAGCTCGCTCGAGGCTTGA
- a CDS encoding urease accessory protein UreD: MSTGTHLARPKAPCEAYAQAAGAEEPPGHPHGVLATARIRATFNGRVTTLPQLRSDGPFHLRRMRTGGNAATVGIIGAMSAPLGGDRLTLDITAEDRAELEVTTAAATLALRGPTNASATYNVRLTAGEHASLRWLPQPLISAAGSNLQQTYTVNLAATSRLLLREEQLLGRANEKPGHLVTRIRVQHAGRPLLDQHTAYGDPEPGWDGPAVLGGHRAVGQLLIVDPEMDIQRDPFLLREGAKDGCAVLAPLGGGPALLATALAPTSSALRELLDEALAHALGP; this comes from the coding sequence ATGAGCACCGGCACCCATCTCGCCCGGCCCAAGGCCCCGTGCGAAGCGTACGCCCAGGCGGCCGGCGCCGAGGAACCCCCCGGACACCCGCACGGCGTGCTTGCCACCGCCCGCATCCGCGCCACCTTCAACGGACGCGTCACCACGCTCCCGCAACTGCGCAGCGACGGCCCGTTCCACCTACGACGCATGCGCACCGGCGGAAACGCCGCCACGGTAGGAATCATCGGCGCGATGAGCGCCCCGCTCGGAGGCGACCGGCTCACCCTCGACATCACCGCCGAGGACCGCGCCGAACTGGAAGTCACCACGGCCGCCGCCACGCTCGCCCTCCGCGGTCCCACCAACGCCTCGGCCACCTACAACGTACGGCTGACCGCCGGGGAACACGCCAGCCTGCGCTGGCTGCCACAGCCGCTGATCAGCGCCGCCGGCAGCAACCTGCAGCAGACCTACACGGTCAACCTGGCCGCCACCTCACGACTGCTGCTGCGCGAGGAGCAGCTCCTGGGCAGAGCCAACGAGAAGCCGGGCCACCTCGTCACCCGCATCCGGGTCCAACACGCCGGACGCCCGCTGCTCGACCAACACACCGCCTACGGGGATCCCGAGCCGGGATGGGACGGCCCCGCAGTCCTGGGCGGACACCGTGCCGTCGGCCAACTCCTCATCGTGGACCCAGAGATGGATATCCAGCGCGACCCCTTCCTGCTCCGCGAAGGGGCCAAAGACGGCTGCGCCGTCCTCGCACCTCTGGGCGGCGGCCCGGCACTACTCGCCACCGCCCTCGCACCGACGTCCTCCGCCCTGCGGGAGCTACTCGACGAGGCACTCGCACACGCCCTCGGACCGTAG
- the ureG gene encoding urease accessory protein UreG — translation MHLDHSVTMPQRHSHSAEPLRADGGRRALRVGLGGPVGSGKTASVAALCRTLRDRWSIAVVTNDIYTREDAEYLLREAVLPPERITAVETGACPHTAIRDDISANLEAVEHLEKALHPLDLVLVESGGDNLTATFSKGLVDVQIFVIDVASGDDIPRKGGPGITTADLLVVNKTDLAPHVGADLATMVADAKRQRGDLPVIFTSLTSDDGIREIADWVTGHLTRWRAEAAS, via the coding sequence GTGCACCTCGACCACTCCGTGACCATGCCGCAGCGCCATAGCCACAGCGCCGAGCCGCTCCGTGCCGACGGCGGCCGCCGAGCCCTCCGTGTCGGGCTGGGCGGGCCCGTCGGCTCCGGCAAGACAGCTAGCGTTGCCGCGCTCTGCCGCACCCTGCGGGACCGCTGGTCCATCGCCGTCGTGACCAACGACATCTACACCCGCGAAGACGCGGAGTACCTGCTGCGCGAGGCCGTGCTGCCGCCTGAGCGGATCACCGCGGTGGAGACCGGCGCGTGCCCGCACACTGCGATCCGCGACGACATCTCCGCCAACCTCGAGGCCGTTGAACACCTGGAGAAGGCCCTCCACCCCCTTGACCTCGTGCTCGTCGAGTCCGGTGGTGACAACCTCACCGCCACCTTCTCCAAGGGCCTCGTCGACGTGCAGATCTTCGTCATCGACGTCGCCAGCGGTGACGACATCCCCCGCAAGGGCGGCCCCGGAATCACCACCGCCGACCTCCTCGTCGTCAACAAAACCGACCTCGCCCCGCACGTCGGTGCCGACCTCGCCACCATGGTCGCCGACGCCAAACGGCAACGTGGTGATCTCCCCGTCATCTTCACCAGCCTCACCTCGGACGACGGCATCCGCGAGATCGCCGACTGGGTCACCGGCCACCTCACCCGGTGGCGCGCGGAGGCTGCTTCATGA
- a CDS encoding urease accessory protein UreF, translated as MSRAALLLLADGRFPAGGHAHSGGVEAAIAHKAVHDAGSLEAFCRGRLHTTGLTMAGLAAAAAAGVDPLLLDAAADARTPAPALRAVARRLGRQMMRAARATFPSEDLERLAAERPQGAHQPLVLGLAARAAGLTPLDAAYAAAYENASGPATAAVRLLSLDPLDASGLLARLSSDIDAVAAAAAQAADRVTAEGIDALPSASSPLLDITGEQHAAWTVRLFAS; from the coding sequence ATGAGCCGTGCAGCCCTGCTCCTGCTGGCCGACGGCCGCTTCCCCGCCGGAGGACACGCCCACTCCGGCGGTGTCGAGGCCGCAATCGCCCACAAAGCCGTACACGACGCCGGCAGCTTGGAGGCATTCTGCCGCGGCCGTCTGCACACCACCGGCCTGACCATGGCCGGCCTGGCCGCCGCGGCCGCCGCCGGAGTCGACCCGCTGCTGCTGGACGCCGCCGCCGACGCACGCACCCCCGCCCCCGCGCTGCGCGCCGTCGCCCGCAGGCTCGGCCGGCAGATGATGCGCGCAGCCCGTGCCACCTTTCCGTCCGAAGACCTGGAACGGCTGGCCGCCGAGCGCCCCCAGGGCGCCCACCAGCCGCTCGTGCTGGGCCTCGCCGCCCGGGCCGCCGGGCTCACCCCACTGGACGCCGCCTACGCCGCCGCGTACGAGAACGCCAGCGGCCCGGCCACCGCAGCGGTGCGCCTGCTCAGCCTCGACCCGCTCGACGCCTCGGGGCTGCTGGCTCGCCTCAGCTCCGATATCGACGCCGTCGCCGCAGCTGCCGCCCAGGCCGCGGACCGCGTCACGGCCGAGGGCATCGACGCCTTGCCGTCGGCGTCCTCGCCGCTGCTGGACATCACCGGTGAGCAGCACGCCGCCTGGACCGTCCGGCTCTTCGCTTCCTGA